CATATAAAGTTGAATTGTACCTTGTGAAAAATCACGTGTAATTGTCTTAATAACAAACATTAATCCTATAATTAACAATAGCCATCTTGCTGCAGCAAAAACAGATCCATAGGCAATAATATGTTTTGTGTTCTTTTCATCATTTGCCATAAATATACATTGAGTTGCAATCAAACCAGATACGACTAGTAATGCTAAATATGTTAAAGAGCTTCTTAAAATGCTATAAAGATCATACTTCACTATATTTAAAATTCTCATTATTTATCACCTCTTTGATTGATATTGAAGTACGTATCACGCAATGAACTTTTACGTGTTTCAATATATTTAGGATAAATGTCTAATTCAGATAATGCTTTAAGTAAAGCTTGATAATTTTTTTGAGAATTAATCATTAAATGACCTTCTGCTTTGTTAACATTTTGTAATTGGTAATGCTCTGCAAGATATTTTTCAGTTCTATCGAAATCTTTATGATCAACAGTTACTATCGTTGTGTCAGATGCAACACCTTCTTCCATGTTTACATCTTGAACAAAATGTCCATCTCTCAAAAATACTGCTCTATCGCAAATCAATTCAATATCTTCTAACTTATGACTTGATATTAAAATTCTCATATCAAGTTCGTTCACTAAAGACTTAATTGTATTTAGCACATCGATTGAGCCATCTGGATCCATACCATTTGTAGGCTCATCCAAGATTAAAAATTTAGGTTTATTCATTAACGATACTGCAATGGCTAATTTTTGTTTCATACCCATTGAATATTTTTTAACTTTCTTTTTAATATATGGACGCATACCAAAAGCATCAATAATTTTGTCTGTGTATGACTTATCAAAACCTTTGCCTAGTACTTGTGCAAACAATTTCAAATTGTATAATCCAGATTTATTATCATACAACTTAGGATGCTCAATTAAAAAACCGATATTATCAGCATTATCAATATCCATTTTTCCATCAAAGTTAATAATATTTCCATTCATTACTTTCATAATTGTCGTTTTACCAACACCGTTTTTCCCTATTAAT
This is a stretch of genomic DNA from Staphylococcus roterodami. It encodes these proteins:
- the pmtC gene encoding phenol-soluble modulin export ABC transporter ATP-binding protein PmtC; translated protein: MKLEHITKKYGSNVVLNDIDFDFGDSRIVGLIGKNGVGKTTIMKVMNGNIINFDGKMDIDNADNIGFLIEHPKLYDNKSGLYNLKLFAQVLGKGFDKSYTDKIIDAFGMRPYIKKKVKKYSMGMKQKLAIAVSLMNKPKFLILDEPTNGMDPDGSIDVLNTIKSLVNELDMRILISSHKLEDIELICDRAVFLRDGHFVQDVNMEEGVASDTTIVTVDHKDFDRTEKYLAEHYQLQNVNKAEGHLMINSQKNYQALLKALSELDIYPKYIETRKSSLRDTYFNINQRGDK